AAGGATGATGGTAAAGCTGGGCGTCCTTGTTTTATCGGGGCGGAGAGTGTACTTTTGGGGGGTTCTTCGCAGAATATCGTGGGTAAATGGTGAATATGGGTCAATCGACTGAGGCACGGCCAAAACGAATGCGCTCTGCAAAGAGTGTCCGGCCAAAGGATAAATCACCTTAACGCTTTGTCATATGATGAGTTATACATGTCTTTGACCGAACTGTTAAACTTGTTCATCAGGGATGGTCATGTGAGCATCCTTCATGCCACCCACGAAATTCTGCGAAGAACCAATGTTAATCATGCATGCCAATCTTCTGAGCTTCAAGAGTTTGCTTTCTTTTGTTTGTTCCTTTCCACCTCGTACTCGCTATCGATGCGCTCTCTGAGGTACATTTTCATGAGGGACTGATAAGGAACGTCTCGTTCGTTAGCAAGAGTTTTGATGCGATTGAGCAGCATTTCCGGCAAACGGAGCGAAATGGTTTTCATCGTTGGTTTCAGGTCAGGGAAGATGGCCGGTTTTGCTTTTTGCCAATCGATATATTCGGACGAATCATGCGAGGTCCAGAATTCACGCTCTTCCTGTTCACTGCTGAATTCAGGAACGGTCTTTGTCTGCTTTTTCATAGGTACTCTTCTCCTTTATGTTCATGTCTCTCGAAGAGATAATTCTGATTTTGTCTTTCTTGACGGTGAAAACCACAAAGAGTTTTCTGCCCTCATTTGTTTGACCCAGCGCGTACCATCTTGATTCTATCTCCGAATGTTTCGGGTCGTCGGCAACGATCAACGGCTGGTTGAAGAAGATCGATTCCGACTCGGAGTTCGATACGCCATGTTTTTCCGGATTTTTGGCGAGGTTACCCTCATCCCATTGAAATCCGGTTATGCCTGTAAAAAGATTCATGATGCTTTGTATGTTTTTCAAATATACGCGATGTGTGTGGAACTGTCAAGCTGGCAGTTCCAGAGCTTCGGGAATTTCCGTACTTTTTCCTGACGATTTCAAAAGAAGCGGAGCCGGGGTTCCGCGCGCCCAGGTTTCCATCCACATTCATCCTAACCAAAAATCATGCAATCATTTGAAGCGCTTCTTTCACAAGTCAGCGATCTTGTCTGGGGCATCCCTCTGCTGGTGGCGTTGTTCGGGACGCATCTGTTTTTGACGTTCAGGCTGGGCATTATCCAGAAGCATCTGCTTTATGCCATCCGCATCTCGTTTACCCGTTCGCATGAGGGGACGGGGGAGATCAGCCATTTTGGGGCGCTGGTGACAGCGCTGGCGGCGACGATTGGCACGGGCAACATCGTCGGCGTTTCGACGGCCGTGGCGATGGGCGGGCCGGGGGCGGTGCTGTGGATGTGGCTGACCGGCGTGTTTGGCATTGCGACCAAGTATGGCGAGGCGGTGCTGTCGGTCAAGTATCGCACGATCAATGATGATGGCACGGTGGCTGGCGGACCGATGTATGTGCTCGAAAAGGGGCTTGGCATGAAATGGCTCGGGGTCATTTTTGCGGTTTTCACCGTTGTGGCCTCGTTTGGCATTGGCAATATGGTGCAGGCCAACTCGATTGCGAAGCTCTTGGAGGCGAAGTACCAAGTGTCGCCGTGGCTGACCGGCGTGGTACTGACCGTGTTCACCGGTGTAGTGATTATCGGCGGTATCAAGTCCATCGCCCGCGTGTGCGAGTACCTCGTGCCGCTGATGGCCGCGCTCTACCTCATCGGCTGCGTCGTGCTGCTCGTAATGGGGCACCACTCGCTCGGCGATACGATCGGCGTGATCGTCAGCTCCGCTTTTACCGGCCAGGCCGCGCTTGGCGGATTCGCGGGCGCTGGCGCTCGCGAGGCGGTGCGTTATGGCATCGCGCGTGGCCTCTTCTCGAACGAGTCGGGCCTCGGCAGCGCGCCCATCGTCGCCGCCGCCGCGCAGACCTCGCATCCGGTGCGCCAGGCGCTGATTTCCTCGACCGGCACTTTCTGGGACACGGTCGTCGTCTGCGCGGCGACGGGCATCGTGGTGGTCAACTCCGGCGCATGGACGAGCGGCCTGAAGGGSGTGGAGCTGACCAACRCCGCTTTYTCCGGCATTCCGCACATCGGCCCGCTGGTGCTCTCGTTCGGCCTCTTGACCTTCGTTTTTTCGACCATTCTCGGCTGGTCGTACTACGGCGAAAAGGCGCTCGAATATCTCGCGGGCCGCGGGGCGATCAAGCCCTACCGCTGGCTCTGGGTTGCGGCGGTGATGGTTGGCTCGGTCGCTTCGTTGCAAGTTGTCTGGACCTTTGCCGACATCGCCAACGGCCTCATGGCGGTGCCGAACCTGGTTGCCTTGCTGCTGTTGAGTCCGGTCATCGCCAGCGAGACAAAAGACTATTTTTCAGGAAGGGAGTGAGCCCGACAACGGGCCGATCAGTCGGATCGGCTGGATCTGACCGATCGGCCATATCTTGTTCTTGGCGCTCTTTTTTTCTGGGAGGTTTGAAAAAAAATTCTATCTTGGAAAACGTTTTCATTTACACCATGCAGATATAAACCAGTCAGTCCACCATGAATTTCAACCCCTGGCACCACGTCGAGATCGGAGAAGAGTGCCCGAACGTCGTCAACGCTATCGTCGAGATTTCCAAAGACAGCAAAACCAAGTACGAGCTGGACAAGAAGACCGGCATGTTGCGGCTTGACCGCGTGCTTTTCTCGTCGGTGCTGTACCCGGAAAACTACGGCTTCATTCCCAAGACTCTCGGCGAAGACCACGACCCGCTCGACATCGTCGTCATTTCACAGTGCTCCATCGTGCCGATGTGCATTGTGAAGTCCAGGGTGATCGGCGTCATGCGCATGATCGATCACGGCGAGAACGACGACAAGATCATCGCCGTGGCCGCAGACGACATGAGCGTCAGCGACATCCACGACATTGGTGACCTCGGCAAGCACTTCAAGATGGAACTCCAGCACTTCTTCGAGGAGTACAAGGCGCTCGAACAGAAGACGGTTCTGGTCGAAGAGTTCCAGGACGCCGCGACGGCAAAGCAGATTCTGCTTGATTCGATCAAGCGCTACAGCGAGACGTACGCCTGATTTCTGCAAGTACGTTTGCTGATCCAGCAAATTCAAGGGGGCGTCATGGATAACAGCCATGACGCCCTTTTTGATCTGTATCGCCAATATGCCGGTTTGCGTGGCATATAATGTTGAAAAGCTACGATCTGATATATGGAACGCTGATGACGGATGCAATTTGACCTTCCTTTAGGCAATCTTTTTCTGTTTTTTCTATAACTTGTTTTTAATCAATACGATAGGGGTGATGTCTGCGTAGCGTTGCCTTGGGCGTTCTTGCTGTTAGATGCCCATAAAACCGCATCAGTTCGAGCTTCTACAGTTTGTGGATGGAATGTGGATAACTTGTTGAAAGATGTTGGAGCTTTTCTGTGTGAAGGACTGCTTCAAGGATATTACGGAAAAGTGATATATTAGCCGGTGTTTTGCACGGAAGCGTTTTTGCCACAAAATCTCATACCTTCATGATTCTTCTCTCCCCGCAGGAACAGCAATCGAGAGCTGCGCGTATCCGGCTCGTTCTTTCGGACAACGACGGTGTATTCACCGACAATGGCGTGTACTACTCGGAACGAGGCGAAGAGTTCAAACGGTACTCCATCCGCGACGGCATGGGCGTCGAACGCCTGCGCGAGCACGGCGTCGAAACCGGCATCATGACCGGCGAGGTTTCGCCAAGCATTGTCAGGAGAGCGCAGAAGCTTCATATCGAACGCTTGTACCTCGGCGTCAAGGACAAGCAGTCGAGGCTGGCTGATGTGCTCTCCGATACCGGCCTCTCCAAGGCTGAAATCGCCTATATCGGCGACGACGTGAACGATATTGGTATCATGAACGCTATCGCGCCATTCGGCCTGGTGGCCTGTCCGGGAGATGCAATGCCTCTGGTCGAACCCTGCGTTCACTACCGGTGCACCGCGCAAGGCGGTCGTGGAGCCTTCCGGGAGTATGCCGAGTGGCTGA
The nucleotide sequence above comes from Chlorobaculum tepidum TLS. Encoded proteins:
- a CDS encoding BrnA antitoxin family protein encodes the protein MKKQTKTVPEFSSEQEEREFWTSHDSSEYIDWQKAKPAIFPDLKPTMKTISLRLPEMLLNRIKTLANERDVPYQSLMKMYLRERIDSEYEVERNKQKKANS
- a CDS encoding BrnT family toxin; the encoded protein is MNLFTGITGFQWDEGNLAKNPEKHGVSNSESESIFFNQPLIVADDPKHSEIESRWYALGQTNEGRKLFVVFTVKKDKIRIISSRDMNIKEKSTYEKADKDRS
- a CDS encoding alanine/glycine:cation symporter family protein; amino-acid sequence: MQSFEALLSQVSDLVWGIPLLVALFGTHLFLTFRLGIIQKHLLYAIRISFTRSHEGTGEISHFGALVTALAATIGTGNIVGVSTAVAMGGPGAVLWMWLTGVFGIATKYGEAVLSVKYRTINDDGTVAGGPMYVLEKGLGMKWLGVIFAVFTVVASFGIGNMVQANSIAKLLEAKYQVSPWLTGVVLTVFTGVVIIGGIKSIARVCEYLVPLMAALYLIGCVVLLVMGHHSLGDTIGVIVSSAFTGQAALGGFAGAGAREAVRYGIARGLFSNESGLGSAPIVAAAAQTSHPVRQALISSTGTFWDTVVVCAATGIVVVNSGAWTSGLKGVELTNXAFSGIPHIGPLVLSFGLLTFVFSTILGWSYYGEKALEYLAGRGAIKPYRWLWVAAVMVGSVASLQVVWTFADIANGLMAVPNLVALLLLSPVIASETKDYFSGRE
- a CDS encoding inorganic diphosphatase; this translates as MNFNPWHHVEIGEECPNVVNAIVEISKDSKTKYELDKKTGMLRLDRVLFSSVLYPENYGFIPKTLGEDHDPLDIVVISQCSIVPMCIVKSRVIGVMRMIDHGENDDKIIAVAADDMSVSDIHDIGDLGKHFKMELQHFFEEYKALEQKTVLVEEFQDAATAKQILLDSIKRYSETYA
- a CDS encoding KdsC family phosphatase produces the protein MILLSPQEQQSRAARIRLVLSDNDGVFTDNGVYYSERGEEFKRYSIRDGMGVERLREHGVETGIMTGEVSPSIVRRAQKLHIERLYLGVKDKQSRLADVLSDTGLSKAEIAYIGDDVNDIGIMNAIAPFGLVACPGDAMPLVEPCVHYRCTAQGGRGAFREYAEWLIALRAS